The genomic interval GTTGTCGCCGCCGGACTCGCACAGCAGCAGCTCGGGGTGGTGGCGCTTGGTCAGCGACTCGAGCGCGAGCAGGTTGGGCGTTACGTCCTCGCGGATCGCGGTGTGCGGGCAGCCGCCGGTCTCGACCGCGGCGATGCGGTCGTGCGGGAGGGCGTCGTGGCGGACCAGGAACTCGGCGTCTTCGCGGGTGAAGATGTCGTTGGTCACGACGGCGAGCGAGAGCTTCTCCCGCAGCTTCAGGCACAGCGCGAGCACGAGCGCCGTCTTCCCGGAGCCGACGGGCCCGCCGATGCCGACGGTGAAGGCGCGTCGGGCGGTGTCGCGGCCGACGAGCGCGGCCTCGCGGTGGGCGAAGTGGCCGGGGTCGTCGGCGTGGTCGGCGGACATGTGCATGGATCAATCCTCAAGCGGGTGTCGCGGCGGCAGCGGGCCGAGCCGTTGTAGCCCACCCGCCGCGGAGGAGCGGAAGCCTTCGAAGCGCAAGAGCGTGGAACAAAAGATGAACGCCCCCAAAACCACCCCAGCCCCCACCCACCCCGCCGCCCTCCACAACGCCCCCCCCCACCCGCCCGCCCCCCCAGACCCTCCGCTTCCTCGCTCCCCCACTTCCCCACTTCTCCACTTCTCCGCTTCTCCGCTTCTCCACTTCTTCGCTTCCTCACTTCTTCGCTTCTTCGCTTGCCTCCGCGCAGCGGATCCCCCCCCCTCTCAACTCTGAAACAACTTCGAATACAGCCGCGGCTGCTCCCCGCTGAGCAGCGTGAGCAGGGGGCTCGTCGTGCAGACCTCCTCGAGCGAACGGGCCAGGCTTCCGTCCGCCAGCGACTCCGCCTCGGCGGCGAGGCGGGCGAGGCGGGCCTGGGCGTCGAGCGGGCCGGCGATGCCGAGGCGGACGGCGGCGGAGAAGACCGTCCGGGCATCGGCGAAGAGGAAGGCCCGCGCAGCCTCCGATGCCCCGACGCCGGCGGCGGAGGTGACCAGCCCGAAGGCCACGGGCAGGTGGCCTCCGCCGGCGAGCGCGGCCTCCGCCTCCGCCACGCCGGGCAGGGCGAGCCCGCGGGCGGCGGCGAGCAGCCCGCCGCCGAGGCGGAGGCTCGCGCGGTGCGCGACCGCCTCGGCGGTGGCGGCCCCGCAGCGGGCATCCAGGTCGCGGAGCCGCGGGGGGTCGTCCGCGGCCCGCCCGGCGGCCCGGACGAAGACCAGCGGGCCGGCGGCCAGGTCCCGGAAGCGTCGCCGCGCGAAGCGCTCCACGCCCGCCGCGTCCGCGACGCGGCCGGCCTGCGCCGCGGCCTCGAGCCCGCCGGAGTGGGCGAACCCGCCCGCGGGGAAGGCGCTGTCGATCACCTGCCAAAGGGTCCACGGGGCGGAGGAGGGGGCACCCATGGCTCCACCATGACCACACCGCGCGTCCGGTGCAAAGCAGGAAGCGTTGACGCAACGAAGCGGCCTGGTGCATGCTGAGCTACCACCTCTGGAGATTCTGCCTAATCCGGTTGCAATGTTCCTGCCGCTGCTTATGATGCCGCGCGTCGCCGGGGTCGTGAAGATTGTTCACGGCCCGCACGCCCCGACGCGGCTACTGGCGACGTGTTCATTCCCGGGCCAGCTGGCTCAATCCTCACGGAGTTTCTGAAGATGCGTGGAACCCTTTTCTGCACCCCTGCCCTGCTCTCCGCCGCTCTCCTGGCCGGCACCTCCGCCACCGCCCAGGCCGACGCGGACCTGCAGGACGAGTCGCTGATCGAACGCCTCGGCGGCCAGGCCACCCAGCAGAACCTCGATGCGCCCGGGCGGTCGAGCACCCAGATGGTCGTGCCCGAGCCGATCGTGGACGAGACGACCATGGGCATCTCGGCTTCCGTCGGAGGGGCGTACAACACGCACTTCGTCTCCTACGGCTTCGACATCTGGGGCGCCGGCACCGACTTCGGCGACAACGCCACCTTCAACCCCACCTTCGACCTCGCGATCGACCTGGGCAGCGAGATCCTCGGCGAGGACTTCGCCCCGCTGGTCGCCAGCTTCGGCATCTGGGCCGACATCAACAACAACGCGCC from Phycisphaera mikurensis NBRC 102666 carries:
- a CDS encoding urease accessory protein UreF, giving the protein MGAPSSAPWTLWQVIDSAFPAGGFAHSGGLEAAAQAGRVADAAGVERFARRRFRDLAAGPLVFVRAAGRAADDPPRLRDLDARCGAATAEAVAHRASLRLGGGLLAAARGLALPGVAEAEAALAGGGHLPVAFGLVTSAAGVGASEAARAFLFADARTVFSAAVRLGIAGPLDAQARLARLAAEAESLADGSLARSLEEVCTTSPLLTLLSGEQPRLYSKLFQS
- the ureG gene encoding urease accessory protein UreG, whose product is MHMSADHADDPGHFAHREAALVGRDTARRAFTVGIGGPVGSGKTALVLALCLKLREKLSLAVVTNDIFTREDAEFLVRHDALPHDRIAAVETGGCPHTAIREDVTPNLLALESLTKRHHPELLLCESGGDNLAAHFSRELADFTIYVIDVAGGDKVPRKGGPGITQSDLLVINKIDLADAVGADLAVMRDDAATMRDEGPFLMTAVRKGEGVDAVADAVVHAWRHFTEAEHAPG